In the Alphaproteobacteria bacterium LSUCC0719 genome, one interval contains:
- a CDS encoding DUF1987 domain-containing protein gives MTDLHLDATSRTPAITLDRSAGMLAIAGESYPEDVTSFYAMLTTALTDYFAGGGKSLTTRIKLTYFNSSSARALMELLGLLDDAAKHGTTITVEWFCDPDDDITREFAEDIAAEVRHASVSILDLDAEQDDHPA, from the coding sequence ATGACAGATTTGCATCTTGACGCCACCAGCCGCACACCCGCCATCACGCTTGACCGCAGCGCCGGCATGTTGGCGATCGCGGGGGAATCCTATCCCGAGGATGTCACCAGTTTCTATGCCATGCTGACCACCGCGCTGACGGATTATTTCGCCGGCGGCGGCAAAAGTCTGACAACCCGCATCAAGCTGACCTATTTCAATTCGAGTTCAGCCCGTGCGTTGATGGAATTGCTGGGTCTGCTGGATGACGCCGCAAAACATGGCACGACAATCACGGTCGAGTGGTTCTGCGACCCCGACGATGACATCACACGCGAATTTGCCGAGGATATTGCCGCCGAGGTGCGCCATGCTTCCGTATCCATTCTGGATCTCGACGCAGAACAGGACGATCACCCAGCATGA
- a CDS encoding PAS domain S-box protein, with protein sequence MIGTSSRSGLVTRLLLLCGAAALLGAVIATIAFHSYRTTKTNDRLATGLTAQAQAIAPLVADRLDAGDMAGTARLLRSLADLHHVTCVDMIQDGSVMASVPDPGCDAVDAAGRESNITVTTPVGETLQFRIRIDDRLLMTPIWVETGLVAGLMITLAVVIFIVLSLGLRARVLAPLVVLRTAMQASTPNNPVRAALLHDDEIGAIVKAYNSLVAAARLFFRKLDRSQQQLAESERRFREVAEVSGDWFFEMDSELRLSFISDRFFEITGLTPNDVIGRTRPEIAADTNAQSDFERHLANLEARREFRRFEYQLAGGAKQVHVSISGVPVFDEQGHFHGYRGIGTDVSEIKQKERQLAEANRNFGDSISYASGIQLGLLPSAETLGRHLGRTRTIWQPKDLVGGDFYWVSRVGTIDYLVFFDCTGHGVPGAFMTLIVTSVLEAIAVSAPAPPPAARVLQLIHDGVCRQLGITVESPGHDGLDCSVVRLDRGKEMLEFAGASIDLFEIAPNGAVTRHRGARTTLGYRVHDAPLPLTSVKCRTGGNTYLMTTDGVLTQIGETTRRVMGTKRFQQGLAMAGDNDPARQIRMVGRVLKNWQGREERRDDVAVIAFQPSHF encoded by the coding sequence ATGATAGGCACCAGTTCCAGATCCGGGCTTGTCACGCGACTCCTCTTGCTGTGCGGGGCGGCGGCTTTGCTTGGCGCCGTGATCGCAACCATCGCTTTTCACAGCTATCGGACAACGAAGACGAATGACCGGCTTGCAACCGGGCTGACAGCGCAGGCACAAGCCATCGCACCGCTTGTCGCCGACCGCCTCGATGCCGGTGACATGGCTGGCACAGCACGGCTGCTTCGATCGCTTGCCGACCTGCACCATGTGACCTGTGTGGACATGATTCAGGATGGTTCTGTGATGGCGTCTGTTCCGGATCCGGGATGTGATGCTGTCGATGCAGCCGGGCGGGAAAGCAACATCACCGTCACCACACCTGTCGGTGAGACGTTGCAGTTCCGGATTCGTATCGATGACAGGTTGCTGATGACGCCGATCTGGGTCGAGACAGGCCTTGTTGCCGGTCTGATGATCACCCTTGCTGTGGTGATCTTCATTGTGTTGTCGCTTGGTTTGCGCGCCAGGGTGCTGGCCCCGCTTGTTGTCCTTCGCACGGCGATGCAGGCCTCGACGCCAAACAACCCCGTCCGTGCCGCATTGCTTCACGACGACGAGATAGGTGCCATCGTCAAGGCCTATAATTCGCTTGTCGCGGCGGCGCGGCTGTTCTTTCGCAAGCTGGACCGGTCACAGCAACAGCTTGCCGAGAGTGAACGGCGGTTTCGCGAAGTTGCCGAGGTGTCCGGTGACTGGTTCTTCGAGATGGACAGCGAACTGCGACTGTCCTTTATTTCCGACAGGTTCTTCGAAATCACCGGCCTGACGCCGAACGATGTGATTGGCCGCACACGGCCTGAAATTGCCGCCGATACGAATGCCCAGAGCGACTTTGAAAGACATCTTGCAAACCTTGAGGCACGTCGTGAGTTTCGCCGCTTCGAATATCAGCTGGCAGGCGGGGCGAAGCAGGTCCATGTCAGTATCAGCGGTGTTCCAGTGTTTGACGAGCAGGGGCATTTTCACGGCTATCGGGGGATCGGCACGGATGTGAGCGAGATCAAACAGAAAGAACGCCAGCTTGCCGAGGCAAACCGGAACTTTGGGGATTCGATCAGCTATGCAAGCGGCATTCAGCTTGGTCTGCTTCCCTCAGCTGAAACCCTTGGTCGACATCTTGGCAGGACCCGCACCATCTGGCAGCCAAAGGACCTTGTCGGTGGTGACTTCTACTGGGTCAGCCGGGTTGGCACCATCGACTATCTGGTGTTTTTCGACTGCACCGGGCACGGCGTTCCCGGAGCTTTCATGACACTGATTGTAACGTCGGTTCTCGAGGCGATCGCCGTGTCTGCCCCTGCACCGCCACCGGCTGCGCGGGTTCTCCAGCTGATTCATGACGGGGTCTGCCGCCAGCTTGGCATCACGGTCGAAAGCCCCGGACATGACGGGTTGGATTGCTCTGTCGTCAGGCTGGATCGCGGCAAGGAGATGCTGGAATTTGCAGGTGCCTCGATTGATCTGTTCGAAATAGCGCCAAATGGGGCGGTGACACGCCATCGCGGGGCGCGGACCACGCTTGGCTACCGTGTCCATGACGCGCCGCTGCCACTGACATCGGTGAAGTGCCGCACGGGCGGGAATACCTATCTCATGACAACTGACGGGGTGCTGACGCAGATTGGCGAGACGACGCGCCGGGTTATGGGCACAAAGCGGTTTCAGCAAGGGCTGGCAATGGCTGGTGACAATGATCCGGCGCGACAGATCCGCATGGTGGGCCGGGTCTTGAAAAACTGGCAGGGGCGCGAGGAGCGGCGTGACGATGTCGCCGTTATCGCGTTTCAGCCAAGCCATTTCTGA
- a CDS encoding SiaB family protein kinase, translating to MEFDRFFKFSQLLLRDEFVLSYSGYVSEDILLAVGDTLRERLEDHARDGTQIRNVFSIFVELMQNIIRYGVEGPQPGPRDGEKPSFGIVMVAENETGMDVIAGNFIASAEARQLVKRIEMLQSKSPNQLRQMYRTRLRATPDEQSKGASLGLIEIARRSTLPVSCEVMPAADDLSFFMIKATV from the coding sequence ATGGAGTTTGACAGATTTTTTAAGTTCAGCCAGTTGCTGCTGCGGGATGAATTTGTCCTCAGCTATTCGGGATATGTATCTGAGGATATCCTGCTTGCCGTTGGCGACACATTGCGCGAAAGGCTGGAGGATCATGCCCGCGATGGAACACAGATCAGGAATGTTTTCTCGATCTTTGTTGAACTCATGCAGAACATCATTCGCTATGGCGTTGAAGGGCCACAGCCGGGGCCACGTGATGGCGAGAAACCATCATTTGGTATCGTCATGGTTGCCGAGAACGAAACCGGCATGGATGTCATTGCGGGCAATTTCATCGCCAGCGCCGAAGCCAGACAGCTTGTCAAACGTATTGAGATGCTGCAGTCGAAATCACCGAACCAGCTTCGCCAGATGTATCGGACGCGACTTCGTGCAACACCTGATGAACAATCAAAGGGAGCCAGCCTGGGCCTGATCGAGATCGCCCGACGATCGACATTGCCGGTTTCCTGCGAGGTTATGCCAGCTGCTGACGACCTCAGTTTTTTTATGATCAAGGCAACCGTTTAA
- a CDS encoding NAD(P)-dependent oxidoreductase translates to MAKIAFLGLGVMGYPMAGHIASAGHEVTVYNRTAAKAEAWVAQHGGGNGGTHAPTPAAAAAGADIVLSCVGDDPDVLEVALGADGAIPAMHAGAIYIDNSTVSAEVARRLAAAGAQRGVGVLDAPVSGGQAGAENGKLTVMVGGTEDHFAAALPVMECYGARVVRMGEAGSGQLAKMVNQICIAGLVQGLSEGLNFAIESGLDTDALLEAISGGAAQSWQMVNRGHTMVRNEFDFGFAVDWMRKDLRICREEAARNGAPLPVTEIVAGFYDELSEMGHGRGDTSSLIRRLRKG, encoded by the coding sequence ATGGCAAAAATCGCTTTTCTCGGTCTTGGTGTCATGGGCTATCCCATGGCTGGACATATCGCCTCCGCCGGTCACGAGGTGACGGTCTATAACCGCACCGCCGCCAAGGCGGAGGCCTGGGTCGCCCAACATGGTGGGGGAAATGGTGGCACGCATGCGCCGACCCCGGCCGCGGCGGCTGCCGGTGCGGATATCGTTCTGTCCTGTGTTGGCGATGATCCGGACGTTCTTGAGGTTGCGCTTGGTGCCGACGGGGCGATCCCGGCGATGCATGCCGGCGCGATCTATATCGACAACAGCACCGTTTCAGCCGAGGTGGCACGCAGACTTGCGGCTGCCGGGGCCCAGCGCGGGGTTGGTGTTCTCGACGCGCCGGTTTCCGGCGGTCAGGCCGGGGCCGAGAATGGCAAGCTGACAGTGATGGTCGGCGGCACCGAGGATCATTTCGCCGCCGCCTTGCCGGTGATGGAATGTTATGGTGCGCGGGTTGTGCGCATGGGCGAGGCCGGCAGCGGCCAGTTGGCCAAGATGGTCAACCAGATCTGCATCGCCGGCCTTGTCCAGGGCCTGTCCGAAGGGTTGAATTTCGCGATTGAGAGCGGGCTTGATACCGACGCGCTTCTGGAGGCCATTTCCGGCGGCGCCGCGCAATCATGGCAGATGGTCAATCGCGGCCACACGATGGTCAGGAATGAATTCGATTTCGGCTTCGCCGTCGACTGGATGCGCAAGGATTTGCGGATCTGCCGCGAGGAAGCCGCCCGCAACGGCGCGCCGCTGCCGGTCACCGAGATTGTCGCCGGCTTCTATGACGAGCTGTCTGAAATGGGCCATGGCCGCGGCGATACCTCATCGCTGATAAGGCGACTGCGCAAGGGCTGA
- the hpt gene encoding hypoxanthine phosphoribosyltransferase: MTVLSAEHDIEILISETEIAARTTQLARMISEQYRDTEQLVVVGLLRGSFVFIADLVRRLDLPVEVDFMTVSSYGNKMVSSRQVRIIQDLETPIAGRDVLIVEDIIDTGHTLSQVHDILKTRGPKSLRVCALLNKPSRREVEVGIDWVGFDIPDEFVIGYGIDFAQQGRNLPHIGIVIKK, from the coding sequence ATGACTGTCCTGTCCGCCGAACATGATATCGAAATCCTGATTTCAGAAACCGAGATCGCGGCGCGAACAACGCAGCTGGCGCGCATGATCTCGGAACAATATCGAGATACAGAACAGCTTGTCGTTGTCGGCCTGCTTCGCGGCTCCTTTGTCTTTATCGCCGATCTGGTGCGTCGCCTCGACCTGCCGGTCGAAGTCGATTTCATGACCGTCTCCAGCTATGGCAACAAGATGGTGTCGTCGCGACAGGTCCGGATCATTCAGGATCTGGAGACGCCGATTGCCGGACGTGATGTGCTGATTGTCGAGGATATCATCGATACCGGCCATACGCTGTCGCAGGTTCATGACATCCTGAAGACCCGCGGACCCAAATCGCTTCGTGTCTGCGCGCTTCTCAACAAGCCGTCACGGCGCGAGGTGGAGGTCGGGATTGACTGGGTCGGGTTCGACATTCCCGATGAATTCGTGATCGGCTATGGGATCGATTTTGCACAGCAGGGACGCAACCTGCCGCATATCGGCATCGTCATCAAGAAATAG
- the dddP gene encoding dimethylsulfonioproprionate lyase DddP: MDQTIMGSNRKIDPTRRAHLKPDLTPDDNDRVEIGPTGLAFAEWAAAGLEVPDMPALREYRLARLQEQIRAHDCAGLLLFDPLNIRYATDTTNMQLWIAHNAARACYVPPEGSMVLWDFHNCEHLSAHLPLVGEVRHGASFFYFETGNKTAEAAGHFVDEVISLMRRHAGDNRRLAVDKIEHVGYANLVQRGVDVLEGQMLTEHARSIKNGNEVRAMRCAIHACEMAVDEMRRAMRPGISENEMWAALHAGNIKRGGEWIETRILSSGPRTNPWFQECGPRIMQEGDMMAFDTDLVGTYGYCCDISRSWIVGDVAPTDRQRALYHVAYDHVMTNIDIIQPGMSFAEMTAKAHRLPEAYRAQRYGVIAHGVGLCDEYPCVRYPEDVEAHGYEGCFAPGMTLCVEAYVGAVGGHEGVKLEEQVLVTETGCELLSRYPFEASLLA, encoded by the coding sequence ATGGACCAGACCATTATGGGGTCCAATCGCAAGATCGATCCGACAAGGCGGGCCCATCTGAAGCCCGACCTGACGCCGGATGACAATGACCGGGTTGAAATCGGCCCGACCGGGCTTGCCTTTGCCGAATGGGCGGCGGCTGGCCTCGAGGTGCCCGACATGCCGGCGCTTCGCGAATACAGGCTGGCCCGTCTTCAGGAACAGATCAGGGCGCATGACTGTGCCGGTCTGCTGTTGTTCGACCCGCTGAATATCCGTTACGCCACTGATACCACCAACATGCAGCTCTGGATCGCGCACAATGCGGCGCGTGCCTGCTATGTGCCGCCGGAAGGCAGCATGGTGCTGTGGGATTTCCATAATTGTGAACATCTGTCGGCGCATCTGCCGCTGGTTGGCGAGGTACGCCACGGTGCCAGCTTCTTTTATTTCGAAACCGGCAACAAGACAGCCGAGGCGGCAGGTCACTTTGTTGACGAGGTGATATCGCTGATGCGCCGGCATGCCGGTGACAACAGACGTCTTGCCGTCGACAAGATCGAACATGTCGGTTATGCGAATCTGGTCCAGCGTGGTGTCGATGTCCTGGAAGGGCAGATGCTGACCGAGCATGCCCGTTCGATCAAGAACGGGAATGAAGTTCGGGCGATGCGCTGTGCCATTCATGCCTGCGAGATGGCGGTTGATGAAATGCGCCGGGCGATGCGCCCCGGCATTTCCGAGAATGAAATGTGGGCGGCGCTTCATGCCGGCAACATCAAGCGCGGCGGCGAATGGATCGAAACACGAATCCTGTCATCAGGTCCGCGTACCAACCCGTGGTTCCAGGAATGTGGTCCCCGGATCATGCAGGAAGGCGACATGATGGCCTTCGATACCGATCTGGTCGGCACCTATGGATATTGCTGCGATATCTCGCGAAGCTGGATTGTCGGAGACGTCGCGCCAACCGACCGGCAGCGGGCCCTGTACCATGTTGCCTATGATCATGTGATGACGAATATCGACATCATCCAGCCGGGGATGAGTTTTGCCGAAATGACGGCAAAGGCGCACCGGCTCCCCGAAGCCTACCGGGCGCAGCGTTACGGGGTGATCGCGCACGGGGTGGGGCTGTGCGATGAATATCCATGTGTCCGCTATCCGGAGGATGTCGAGGCACATGGCTATGAGGGGTGTTTTGCCCCCGGCATGACACTGTGCGTCGAAGCCTATGTCGGCGCGGTCGGCGGGCATGAGGGCGTGAAGCTCGAAGAGCAGGTTCTTGTCACCGAAACGGGATGCGAGCTGCTGTCACGCTATCCCTTTGAAGCCTCACTTCTGGCCTGA
- a CDS encoding DUF4268 domain-containing protein, whose product MEIDKDRMDFHNFLLSKLRNNPVDHLPQNQSVRAIPTLVFGKANAHLWTGLGKKHQRIEVGLMLQGPKAEDSFLRLEQRKQKIDIELRSPVWREHSRCSIMQKRDCDPFDRSLWNDHTDWMILWLGKFVNVFRWELRA is encoded by the coding sequence ATGGAAATCGACAAGGATCGCATGGATTTTCATAATTTTTTGCTTAGCAAACTGAGAAATAACCCGGTTGACCACCTTCCTCAAAATCAATCTGTGCGAGCGATTCCAACTTTGGTCTTTGGAAAAGCTAATGCGCATCTATGGACTGGTTTAGGAAAAAAGCATCAACGCATTGAGGTCGGCTTAATGTTGCAGGGACCAAAAGCCGAGGACAGTTTCCTGCGATTGGAACAGAGGAAGCAGAAAATAGACATTGAACTGAGATCACCAGTTTGGCGAGAACACAGTCGATGTTCGATTATGCAAAAAAGAGACTGCGATCCTTTTGACCGTTCTCTTTGGAATGACCATACGGATTGGATGATCCTTTGGCTCGGAAAATTTGTGAACGTTTTCCGTTGGGAGCTGAGAGCTTGA
- a CDS encoding NAD(P)-dependent oxidoreductase — protein sequence MVNVGFIGLGNVGGKLAGSLLRNGINLTVRDLDPDVAQPFLDGGATWGESPKAMAEACDIIITCLPSPAASAAVMESEDGILAGLAAGKIWAEMSTTDEAEVTRLGAKVAAVGASAVDCPVSGGCHRAATGNIAIFAGCDRPVFERMLPVLTVLGRRILHTGPLGSASMLKVMTNYLATANLLTLCEALVTCKATGLDLNTTYEAIRISSGNSFVHETESQVILNGSRDINFTMDLVIKDISLFQELADRAGVPLEISPLMIDIFKDGAARYGNREWSPNIIRRLEDATGLDIRAPGFPDEMVDDEPEAAGYEVVPNRG from the coding sequence ATGGTTAATGTGGGCTTTATCGGACTTGGCAATGTCGGCGGCAAGCTTGCCGGCAGTCTGCTTCGCAACGGGATCAATCTGACGGTTCGCGATCTTGACCCTGATGTGGCGCAACCGTTTCTCGATGGTGGCGCAACCTGGGGCGAGTCACCAAAGGCAATGGCTGAAGCCTGCGATATCATCATAACCTGTCTGCCATCGCCGGCAGCAAGCGCCGCCGTGATGGAATCCGAGGACGGCATTCTTGCCGGGCTTGCCGCCGGCAAGATCTGGGCCGAGATGAGTACCACCGACGAAGCGGAGGTGACGCGCCTTGGTGCCAAGGTCGCGGCGGTCGGGGCATCGGCTGTCGATTGCCCTGTATCGGGTGGGTGCCACCGTGCGGCGACAGGCAATATTGCCATCTTCGCCGGCTGTGACAGGCCGGTCTTTGAACGCATGTTGCCGGTGCTGACGGTGCTTGGTCGCCGGATCCTGCACACTGGACCCCTGGGATCGGCATCGATGCTCAAGGTGATGACAAACTATCTTGCCACGGCAAATCTGCTGACCCTTTGTGAAGCGCTGGTCACCTGCAAGGCAACAGGTCTGGATCTGAACACGACCTATGAGGCGATCCGGATCTCGTCAGGCAATTCCTTTGTCCATGAGACCGAGAGCCAGGTCATCCTGAATGGCAGCCGTGACATCAATTTCACGATGGATCTGGTGATCAAGGATATCAGCCTGTTTCAGGAACTGGCTGACCGTGCCGGGGTGCCGCTGGAAATTTCGCCGCTTATGATCGATATCTTCAAGGATGGCGCGGCGCGATACGGCAATCGTGAATGGTCACCGAATATCATTCGCCGCCTCGAGGATGCGACCGGGCTTGATATAAGGGCACCGGGCTTTCCGGATGAAATGGTCGATGACGAGCCTGAGGCGGCCGGCTACGAGGTGGTGCCCAACCGCGGCTAG
- a CDS encoding DUF4268 domain-containing protein, protein MALRSFNKLIQNRRAIERGFGAEPSPLIWQIRIDKRAGVRCERNADLHVHDRSHWESCYRWQEQHLSGFFSVFQPCVADLPWPDKC, encoded by the coding sequence ATGGCCCTTAGATCTTTCAACAAGCTAATTCAGAATAGAAGGGCTATTGAGCGTGGATTCGGCGCAGAGCCGTCGCCGCTGATCTGGCAGATTCGAATCGACAAGCGCGCTGGGGTGCGCTGCGAGCGAAACGCCGACCTCCATGTTCATGATCGATCGCACTGGGAGAGCTGTTACCGATGGCAGGAGCAGCATTTGTCCGGCTTTTTCAGCGTCTTCCAGCCATGTGTAGCAGACCTCCCATGGCCTGATAAATGCTGA
- a CDS encoding MDR family oxidoreductase, with the protein MMKAIIVEQAEDKTVSAALREIEVSQLPDDGDVDIAVEYSNINYKDGLCLNGMAGLVRNYPHVPGIDFAGEVTASRDPKFKPGDKVIMGGQRGGEVRWGGYATQASEKSERLVHLPDGMTTRESQMLGTAGFTAMQAIMRLEANGMNPDGGEVLVTGAGGGVGSIATVLLAGRGYSVAAMTGRSEIADYLTELGATRIVERAEMADDPGKVMESAVWGGCIDCVGGQILGRAIKQMKNGAGIASLGNTAGATMQASIIPFLLRGVSVYGIDSVTVPLDQRAEIWAALAAEMPMDVLAGMSSEIGLGEVIDQGRKILDGKVRGRVVVDVNR; encoded by the coding sequence ATGATGAAGGCGATAATTGTCGAGCAGGCCGAGGACAAGACCGTTTCGGCCGCGCTGCGCGAGATAGAGGTGTCGCAGCTTCCCGATGATGGCGATGTCGATATCGCAGTGGAATATTCCAACATCAACTACAAGGACGGGCTGTGCCTGAATGGCATGGCAGGACTTGTCCGCAATTACCCGCATGTTCCGGGCATTGATTTCGCTGGCGAGGTCACTGCCAGCCGCGATCCGAAATTCAAGCCGGGCGACAAGGTGATCATGGGCGGCCAGCGTGGCGGCGAAGTGCGGTGGGGCGGCTACGCAACACAGGCAAGCGAGAAGTCCGAACGTCTGGTGCATCTTCCCGACGGCATGACAACGCGTGAATCACAGATGCTTGGCACCGCCGGCTTTACCGCCATGCAGGCCATCATGCGGCTTGAGGCGAACGGCATGAACCCGGATGGTGGCGAGGTGCTGGTCACCGGTGCCGGTGGCGGTGTCGGATCGATCGCAACGGTGCTGCTGGCCGGGCGCGGCTACAGCGTTGCGGCGATGACCGGGCGTTCTGAAATTGCCGATTATCTGACCGAACTCGGGGCAACGCGCATTGTCGAGCGGGCCGAGATGGCGGATGATCCGGGCAAGGTCATGGAATCGGCTGTCTGGGGCGGGTGTATAGACTGTGTCGGCGGCCAGATCCTGGGACGCGCCATCAAACAGATGAAAAATGGTGCCGGCATTGCCTCGCTCGGCAATACGGCAGGTGCCACGATGCAGGCAAGCATCATTCCCTTCCTGCTTCGTGGTGTATCCGTCTATGGCATTGATTCGGTGACCGTGCCTCTGGACCAGCGGGCCGAAATCTGGGCCGCGCTTGCCGCTGAAATGCCAATGGATGTGCTTGCCGGCATGAGCAGCGAAATCGGTCTTGGCGAGGTGATCGATCAGGGCCGGAAAATTCTTGATGGCAAGGTCAGGGGCCGTGTCGTGGTTGATGTGAACCGCTAG
- a CDS encoding LysE family translocator: MLNEFFAAHGTLIGALVVTCIVSSGTPGPNNLIVLSATLSDTRRAALKTYLGICLGFPPMVLIVSLAAVHFGESISLQLHLIKYLGVAFLLYLSAKLFLAPPTAQVGRSGTAPGFLFMVLFQWTNPKALAMASSTAVIAGPELFYLPALIYLIVGFPCVGVWLWFGDLLKRRILGTPWERYLNRSLAVLLALSVLMMI, from the coding sequence ATGCTGAATGAATTCTTCGCCGCGCATGGCACGCTGATTGGCGCGCTGGTTGTGACTTGCATCGTAAGCTCCGGCACGCCGGGACCGAACAATCTGATCGTTCTTTCGGCAACCCTGTCCGATACACGGCGTGCTGCCCTGAAGACCTATCTCGGCATCTGTCTCGGCTTTCCGCCGATGGTTTTGATCGTGTCTCTGGCGGCGGTGCATTTTGGCGAGTCGATCAGCCTGCAGCTGCACCTGATCAAATATCTCGGTGTCGCCTTTCTGCTGTATCTGTCGGCAAAGCTGTTCCTGGCCCCGCCGACCGCTCAGGTGGGACGGTCCGGCACCGCGCCGGGATTCCTGTTCATGGTGCTGTTCCAATGGACGAATCCAAAGGCGCTGGCGATGGCGTCCAGCACCGCCGTCATCGCGGGTCCGGAATTGTTCTACCTGCCGGCGCTGATCTATCTGATCGTGGGCTTTCCCTGCGTCGGGGTCTGGCTCTGGTTTGGCGATCTGCTGAAGCGCCGGATTCTCGGCACGCCCTGGGAACGGTATCTCAACCGGTCGCTTGCCGTGCTGCTGGCGCTCAGCGTCCTGATGATGATCTGA
- a CDS encoding tetratricopeptide repeat protein, giving the protein MTAYLKSLARTPIILGLGLYLFCMAGALPAASDQTDPALDQLFTDLVRAGDRDEVAELTSEIWARWIASDGDADADRLMQTGMALMNKGLLDGAEQIFSQLVYRHPDFAEAWNKRATVRFLLGDDAGSRRDIARTINLEPRHFGALSGLGMINMRNGDLKAALQAFEAALQVNPHLDEAADVSKKIRSQLRGQPL; this is encoded by the coding sequence GTGACCGCATATCTGAAAAGTCTGGCAAGAACACCAATCATTCTTGGTCTCGGCCTGTATCTGTTCTGCATGGCCGGCGCCTTGCCGGCCGCCAGTGATCAGACCGACCCGGCGCTGGACCAGCTGTTCACGGATCTTGTGCGCGCCGGTGACCGGGACGAAGTTGCAGAACTGACGTCGGAAATCTGGGCACGCTGGATTGCCTCTGACGGCGATGCCGATGCCGACAGGCTGATGCAGACCGGTATGGCGCTGATGAACAAGGGCTTGCTAGACGGGGCCGAACAGATTTTCAGCCAGCTTGTCTATCGCCATCCCGATTTTGCCGAAGCATGGAACAAACGTGCGACGGTGCGCTTTCTTCTTGGCGATGATGCCGGATCGCGCCGCGATATTGCCCGCACCATAAATCTTGAACCGCGCCATTTCGGGGCGCTCAGCGGACTTGGCATGATCAACATGCGGAATGGCGATCTGAAGGCGGCATTGCAGGCCTTCGAGGCGGCGCTGCAGGTCAACCCGCACCTTGATGAGGCTGCCGATGTCAGCAAGAAGATACGCAGCCAGTTGCGCGGGCAACCACTTTGA